The Osmerus eperlanus chromosome 25, fOsmEpe2.1, whole genome shotgun sequence genome contains a region encoding:
- the mtmr12 gene encoding myotubularin-related protein 12 isoform X3, with translation MLSLGSGVVKSAKPSFVSYVTPEEIKSEKEPSRKENLPVLLPGEVMFCSASTVLRYTQDDLSQRGVFGTLVCTNFRVSFVSDEPSVEKAQLFKNKLYGENDIPLSCVDSIYGGYEDKKKLMTGSLVKNKCPSKMIIHCKDLRVFHFTLTFCKEDDSKRIFQGIIHHCLEPKSLKCVFAFSYCEKTSCPEKQRKERTLQFDSVEDWAQDMRRVKGTCRLVTENASFELSPELPQVFIVPSDVSDEDLTAFQGRGIPMWCWSHHSGCALFKTSTLPVLPDDTLSQAYMERMLTAVAANYLYSVKTEDLSDTLPSLQDVQQSYNKFKHFFLIDNTTEFWVSDVKWFSSLENCGWLDIIRQCLQKSVEVVECLEKENSNVLIMEEGGSDLCCVVSSLVQLMLDPFYRTLTGFQSLVQKEWVAGGHKFLDRCNLLQLKDKENQAPVFLLFLECVWQLLHQYSQAFQFSETYLTVLSDSTHVPLFSTFLFNSHHHRATFLRCWQAELPQAQRGPLNCPPVWDWSVQFDCKAQDLFINPLYTDKSRQDRAARKTHRPKHQRQLSLPGCAFKTPPKKGFFRDETDSLKKILRVRRVSRWMLSPDSPQPPSSLREFYACWLRRPLDPHGLLLPCLTGPSVRVWMQRYLRWIHEVQIFGGGPVTVLSKVADLLSEVQDLQRELQHRSCSTASDHRNNSTASDHRNNSTASDHRNNSTDHGGARGRVLGEAGSMAAKNAVRLSSSYPFVTHRNWSFKPAIPSSLLQGLLVPGPLAEQDDEPETLV, from the exons GAGATCAAGTCAGAGAAGGAACCGTCCAGAAAAGAGAATCTTCCTGTGTTGTTACCAG GTGAGGTGATGTTCTGCAGTGCCAGCACGGTGCTCAGGTACACGCAGGATGACCTCTCTCAGCGGGGCGTGTTCGGCACGCTCGTGTGCACCAACTTCCGCGTGTCGTTCGTCAGTGACGAGCCGTCGGTGGAGAAG GCCCAGCTCTTCAAGAACAAGCTGTATGGAGAAAATGATATTCCTCTATCATGTGTGGACAGCATCTACGGAG GTTACGAGGACAAGAAGAAGCTGATGACCGGCAGCCTGGTGAAGAACAAGTGCCCCTCCAAGATGATCATCCACTGCAAAGACCTGCGAGTCTTTCACTTCACACTCACCTTCTGTAAAGAGGATGACTCCAAACGG ATCTTCCAAGGCATCATCCATCACTGTCTGGAGCCCAAGTCACTCAAGTGTGTCTTTGCCTTTTCCTACTGTGAGAAGACCTCGTGTCCAG agaagcagaggaaggagaggacgcTGCAGTTCGACAGCGTGGAGGACTGGGCGCAGGACATGAGGAGAGTGAAGGGAACCTGCCGGCTGGTCACGGAGAACGCCAGCTTTGAGCTCAGTCCAGA GTTACCTCAGGTGTTCATCGTCCCATCAGATGTTTCTGACGAGGACCTGACTGCATTCCAGGGACGAGGAATACCA ATGTGGTGCTGGTCTCACCACAGTGGATGTGCTCTGTTTAAAACGTCCACCCTGCCTGTGCTGCCCGACGACACCCTCTCCCAGGCCTACATGGAAAG gatgttgACAGCCGTGGCAGCTAACTACCTGTACTCTGTGAAGACTGAAGACCTGTCTGACACGCTGCCCTCCCTGCAGGACGTCCAGCAGTCATACAACAAGTTCAAGCACTTCTTCCTCATCG ACAATACAACAGAGTTTTGGGTGTCGGATGTGAAATGGTTCTCCTCTCTGGAGAACTGTGGCTGGTTGGATATCATCAG GCAATGTCTCCAGAAATCTGTTGAAGTGGTTGAGTGCCTGGAAAAGGAAAATTCAAATGTTCTTATAATGG aggagggggggtcagacctgTGCTGCGTGGTGTCCAGCCTGGTGCAGCTGATGCTGGATCCCTTCTACAGGACCCTGACAGGCTTCCAGAGCCTGGTGCAGAAGGAGTGGGTGGCGGGCGGACACAAGTTCCTGGATCGCTGCAACCTGCTCCAGCTCAAAGacaaggag aaccAGGCTCCAGTGTTCCTGCTcttcctggagtgtgtgtggcagctgCTGCACCAGTACAGCCAGGCGTTCCAGTTCTCTGAGACCTACCTGACCGTGCTGTCAGACAGCACGCACGTGCCGCTGTTCAGCACCTTCCTGTTTAACTCCCACCATCACAGGGCCACCTTCCTCAGG tgTTGGCAGGCGGAGTTGCCTCAAGCACAAAGAGGCCCTTTGAACTGTCCTCCAGTGTGGGACTGGTCGGTGCAGTTTGACTGCAAGGCCCAAGATCTCTTCATTAACCCTCTGTACACCGACAAGTCCAGACAGGACCGAGCTGCCAGAAAGACACACAGGCCTAAG CACCAGAGGCAGCTGTCCTTGCCCGGCTGTGCCTTCAAAACCCCTCCCAAGAAGGGCTTCTTCAGGGACGAGACGGACAGCCTGAAGAAGATCCTGCGCGTGCGGCGCGTCAGCCGCTGGATGCTGTCCCCCgactccccccagcctccctcctccctcagggagTTCTACGCCTGCTGGCTGCGGAGGCCCCTGGACCCCCACGGCCTGCTGCTGCCCTGCCTGACGGGGCCCTCTGTGCGGGTCTGGATGCAGCGCTACCTCCGCTGGATCCACGAGGTCCAGATCTTCGGGGGCGGCCCGGTCACCGTGCTGAGTAAGGTCGCTGATCTGCTTAGCGAGGTGCAGGACCTGCAGAGGGAACTCCAGCACCGCTCCTGCAGTACCGCCTCCGACCACCGCAACAACAGCACCGCCTCCGACCACCGCAACAACAGCACCGCCTCCGACCACCGCAACAACAGCACCGACCACGGTGGGGCGAGGGGCAGGGTGTTGGGCGAGGCTGGGTCGATGGCCGCCAAGAACGCGGTGCGGCTGTCGTCGTCCTACCCCTTCGTGACGCACAGGAACTGGTCCTTCAAGCCAGCCATCCCCAGCAGCCTGCTGCAGGGGCTGCTGGTGCCTGGGCCACTGGCCGAGCAGGACGACGAGCCCGAGACTCTGGTCTGA
- the mtmr12 gene encoding myotubularin-related protein 12 isoform X1, with protein sequence MLSLGSGVVKSAKPSFVSYVTPEEIKSEKEPSRKENLPVLLPGEVMFCSASTVLRYTQDDLSQRGVFGTLVCTNFRVSFVSDEPSVEKAQLFKNKLYGENDIPLSCVDSIYGEKKRKSRVVTAPVSPGYEDKKKLMTGSLVKNKCPSKMIIHCKDLRVFHFTLTFCKEDDSKRIFQGIIHHCLEPKSLKCVFAFSYCEKTSCPEKQRKERTLQFDSVEDWAQDMRRVKGTCRLVTENASFELSPELPQVFIVPSDVSDEDLTAFQGRGIPMWCWSHHSGCALFKTSTLPVLPDDTLSQAYMERMLTAVAANYLYSVKTEDLSDTLPSLQDVQQSYNKFKHFFLIDNTTEFWVSDVKWFSSLENCGWLDIIRQCLQKSVEVVECLEKENSNVLIMEEGGSDLCCVVSSLVQLMLDPFYRTLTGFQSLVQKEWVAGGHKFLDRCNLLQLKDKENQAPVFLLFLECVWQLLHQYSQAFQFSETYLTVLSDSTHVPLFSTFLFNSHHHRATFLRCWQAELPQAQRGPLNCPPVWDWSVQFDCKAQDLFINPLYTDKSRQDRAARKTHRPKHQRQLSLPGCAFKTPPKKGFFRDETDSLKKILRVRRVSRWMLSPDSPQPPSSLREFYACWLRRPLDPHGLLLPCLTGPSVRVWMQRYLRWIHEVQIFGGGPVTVLSKVADLLSEVQDLQRELQHRSCSTASDHRNNSTASDHRNNSTASDHRNNSTDHGGARGRVLGEAGSMAAKNAVRLSSSYPFVTHRNWSFKPAIPSSLLQGLLVPGPLAEQDDEPETLV encoded by the exons GAGATCAAGTCAGAGAAGGAACCGTCCAGAAAAGAGAATCTTCCTGTGTTGTTACCAG GTGAGGTGATGTTCTGCAGTGCCAGCACGGTGCTCAGGTACACGCAGGATGACCTCTCTCAGCGGGGCGTGTTCGGCACGCTCGTGTGCACCAACTTCCGCGTGTCGTTCGTCAGTGACGAGCCGTCGGTGGAGAAG GCCCAGCTCTTCAAGAACAAGCTGTATGGAGAAAATGATATTCCTCTATCATGTGTGGACAGCATCTACGGAG aaaagaaaagaaagagcagGGTTGTCACGGCGCCCGTGTCCCCAGGTTACGAGGACAAGAAGAAGCTGATGACCGGCAGCCTGGTGAAGAACAAGTGCCCCTCCAAGATGATCATCCACTGCAAAGACCTGCGAGTCTTTCACTTCACACTCACCTTCTGTAAAGAGGATGACTCCAAACGG ATCTTCCAAGGCATCATCCATCACTGTCTGGAGCCCAAGTCACTCAAGTGTGTCTTTGCCTTTTCCTACTGTGAGAAGACCTCGTGTCCAG agaagcagaggaaggagaggacgcTGCAGTTCGACAGCGTGGAGGACTGGGCGCAGGACATGAGGAGAGTGAAGGGAACCTGCCGGCTGGTCACGGAGAACGCCAGCTTTGAGCTCAGTCCAGA GTTACCTCAGGTGTTCATCGTCCCATCAGATGTTTCTGACGAGGACCTGACTGCATTCCAGGGACGAGGAATACCA ATGTGGTGCTGGTCTCACCACAGTGGATGTGCTCTGTTTAAAACGTCCACCCTGCCTGTGCTGCCCGACGACACCCTCTCCCAGGCCTACATGGAAAG gatgttgACAGCCGTGGCAGCTAACTACCTGTACTCTGTGAAGACTGAAGACCTGTCTGACACGCTGCCCTCCCTGCAGGACGTCCAGCAGTCATACAACAAGTTCAAGCACTTCTTCCTCATCG ACAATACAACAGAGTTTTGGGTGTCGGATGTGAAATGGTTCTCCTCTCTGGAGAACTGTGGCTGGTTGGATATCATCAG GCAATGTCTCCAGAAATCTGTTGAAGTGGTTGAGTGCCTGGAAAAGGAAAATTCAAATGTTCTTATAATGG aggagggggggtcagacctgTGCTGCGTGGTGTCCAGCCTGGTGCAGCTGATGCTGGATCCCTTCTACAGGACCCTGACAGGCTTCCAGAGCCTGGTGCAGAAGGAGTGGGTGGCGGGCGGACACAAGTTCCTGGATCGCTGCAACCTGCTCCAGCTCAAAGacaaggag aaccAGGCTCCAGTGTTCCTGCTcttcctggagtgtgtgtggcagctgCTGCACCAGTACAGCCAGGCGTTCCAGTTCTCTGAGACCTACCTGACCGTGCTGTCAGACAGCACGCACGTGCCGCTGTTCAGCACCTTCCTGTTTAACTCCCACCATCACAGGGCCACCTTCCTCAGG tgTTGGCAGGCGGAGTTGCCTCAAGCACAAAGAGGCCCTTTGAACTGTCCTCCAGTGTGGGACTGGTCGGTGCAGTTTGACTGCAAGGCCCAAGATCTCTTCATTAACCCTCTGTACACCGACAAGTCCAGACAGGACCGAGCTGCCAGAAAGACACACAGGCCTAAG CACCAGAGGCAGCTGTCCTTGCCCGGCTGTGCCTTCAAAACCCCTCCCAAGAAGGGCTTCTTCAGGGACGAGACGGACAGCCTGAAGAAGATCCTGCGCGTGCGGCGCGTCAGCCGCTGGATGCTGTCCCCCgactccccccagcctccctcctccctcagggagTTCTACGCCTGCTGGCTGCGGAGGCCCCTGGACCCCCACGGCCTGCTGCTGCCCTGCCTGACGGGGCCCTCTGTGCGGGTCTGGATGCAGCGCTACCTCCGCTGGATCCACGAGGTCCAGATCTTCGGGGGCGGCCCGGTCACCGTGCTGAGTAAGGTCGCTGATCTGCTTAGCGAGGTGCAGGACCTGCAGAGGGAACTCCAGCACCGCTCCTGCAGTACCGCCTCCGACCACCGCAACAACAGCACCGCCTCCGACCACCGCAACAACAGCACCGCCTCCGACCACCGCAACAACAGCACCGACCACGGTGGGGCGAGGGGCAGGGTGTTGGGCGAGGCTGGGTCGATGGCCGCCAAGAACGCGGTGCGGCTGTCGTCGTCCTACCCCTTCGTGACGCACAGGAACTGGTCCTTCAAGCCAGCCATCCCCAGCAGCCTGCTGCAGGGGCTGCTGGTGCCTGGGCCACTGGCCGAGCAGGACGACGAGCCCGAGACTCTGGTCTGA
- the mtmr12 gene encoding myotubularin-related protein 12 isoform X2 has protein sequence MSLPRRSSQRRNRPEKRIFLCCYQACVCGVGRPSGEVMFCSASTVLRYTQDDLSQRGVFGTLVCTNFRVSFVSDEPSVEKAQLFKNKLYGENDIPLSCVDSIYGEKKRKSRVVTAPVSPGYEDKKKLMTGSLVKNKCPSKMIIHCKDLRVFHFTLTFCKEDDSKRIFQGIIHHCLEPKSLKCVFAFSYCEKTSCPEKQRKERTLQFDSVEDWAQDMRRVKGTCRLVTENASFELSPELPQVFIVPSDVSDEDLTAFQGRGIPMWCWSHHSGCALFKTSTLPVLPDDTLSQAYMERMLTAVAANYLYSVKTEDLSDTLPSLQDVQQSYNKFKHFFLIDNTTEFWVSDVKWFSSLENCGWLDIIRQCLQKSVEVVECLEKENSNVLIMEEGGSDLCCVVSSLVQLMLDPFYRTLTGFQSLVQKEWVAGGHKFLDRCNLLQLKDKENQAPVFLLFLECVWQLLHQYSQAFQFSETYLTVLSDSTHVPLFSTFLFNSHHHRATFLRCWQAELPQAQRGPLNCPPVWDWSVQFDCKAQDLFINPLYTDKSRQDRAARKTHRPKHQRQLSLPGCAFKTPPKKGFFRDETDSLKKILRVRRVSRWMLSPDSPQPPSSLREFYACWLRRPLDPHGLLLPCLTGPSVRVWMQRYLRWIHEVQIFGGGPVTVLSKVADLLSEVQDLQRELQHRSCSTASDHRNNSTASDHRNNSTASDHRNNSTDHGGARGRVLGEAGSMAAKNAVRLSSSYPFVTHRNWSFKPAIPSSLLQGLLVPGPLAEQDDEPETLV, from the exons GAGATCAAGTCAGAGAAGGAACCGTCCAGAAAAGAGAATCTTCCTGTGTTGTTACCAG gcatgtgtctgcGGTGTGGGTCGTCCCTCAGGTGAGGTGATGTTCTGCAGTGCCAGCACGGTGCTCAGGTACACGCAGGATGACCTCTCTCAGCGGGGCGTGTTCGGCACGCTCGTGTGCACCAACTTCCGCGTGTCGTTCGTCAGTGACGAGCCGTCGGTGGAGAAG GCCCAGCTCTTCAAGAACAAGCTGTATGGAGAAAATGATATTCCTCTATCATGTGTGGACAGCATCTACGGAG aaaagaaaagaaagagcagGGTTGTCACGGCGCCCGTGTCCCCAGGTTACGAGGACAAGAAGAAGCTGATGACCGGCAGCCTGGTGAAGAACAAGTGCCCCTCCAAGATGATCATCCACTGCAAAGACCTGCGAGTCTTTCACTTCACACTCACCTTCTGTAAAGAGGATGACTCCAAACGG ATCTTCCAAGGCATCATCCATCACTGTCTGGAGCCCAAGTCACTCAAGTGTGTCTTTGCCTTTTCCTACTGTGAGAAGACCTCGTGTCCAG agaagcagaggaaggagaggacgcTGCAGTTCGACAGCGTGGAGGACTGGGCGCAGGACATGAGGAGAGTGAAGGGAACCTGCCGGCTGGTCACGGAGAACGCCAGCTTTGAGCTCAGTCCAGA GTTACCTCAGGTGTTCATCGTCCCATCAGATGTTTCTGACGAGGACCTGACTGCATTCCAGGGACGAGGAATACCA ATGTGGTGCTGGTCTCACCACAGTGGATGTGCTCTGTTTAAAACGTCCACCCTGCCTGTGCTGCCCGACGACACCCTCTCCCAGGCCTACATGGAAAG gatgttgACAGCCGTGGCAGCTAACTACCTGTACTCTGTGAAGACTGAAGACCTGTCTGACACGCTGCCCTCCCTGCAGGACGTCCAGCAGTCATACAACAAGTTCAAGCACTTCTTCCTCATCG ACAATACAACAGAGTTTTGGGTGTCGGATGTGAAATGGTTCTCCTCTCTGGAGAACTGTGGCTGGTTGGATATCATCAG GCAATGTCTCCAGAAATCTGTTGAAGTGGTTGAGTGCCTGGAAAAGGAAAATTCAAATGTTCTTATAATGG aggagggggggtcagacctgTGCTGCGTGGTGTCCAGCCTGGTGCAGCTGATGCTGGATCCCTTCTACAGGACCCTGACAGGCTTCCAGAGCCTGGTGCAGAAGGAGTGGGTGGCGGGCGGACACAAGTTCCTGGATCGCTGCAACCTGCTCCAGCTCAAAGacaaggag aaccAGGCTCCAGTGTTCCTGCTcttcctggagtgtgtgtggcagctgCTGCACCAGTACAGCCAGGCGTTCCAGTTCTCTGAGACCTACCTGACCGTGCTGTCAGACAGCACGCACGTGCCGCTGTTCAGCACCTTCCTGTTTAACTCCCACCATCACAGGGCCACCTTCCTCAGG tgTTGGCAGGCGGAGTTGCCTCAAGCACAAAGAGGCCCTTTGAACTGTCCTCCAGTGTGGGACTGGTCGGTGCAGTTTGACTGCAAGGCCCAAGATCTCTTCATTAACCCTCTGTACACCGACAAGTCCAGACAGGACCGAGCTGCCAGAAAGACACACAGGCCTAAG CACCAGAGGCAGCTGTCCTTGCCCGGCTGTGCCTTCAAAACCCCTCCCAAGAAGGGCTTCTTCAGGGACGAGACGGACAGCCTGAAGAAGATCCTGCGCGTGCGGCGCGTCAGCCGCTGGATGCTGTCCCCCgactccccccagcctccctcctccctcagggagTTCTACGCCTGCTGGCTGCGGAGGCCCCTGGACCCCCACGGCCTGCTGCTGCCCTGCCTGACGGGGCCCTCTGTGCGGGTCTGGATGCAGCGCTACCTCCGCTGGATCCACGAGGTCCAGATCTTCGGGGGCGGCCCGGTCACCGTGCTGAGTAAGGTCGCTGATCTGCTTAGCGAGGTGCAGGACCTGCAGAGGGAACTCCAGCACCGCTCCTGCAGTACCGCCTCCGACCACCGCAACAACAGCACCGCCTCCGACCACCGCAACAACAGCACCGCCTCCGACCACCGCAACAACAGCACCGACCACGGTGGGGCGAGGGGCAGGGTGTTGGGCGAGGCTGGGTCGATGGCCGCCAAGAACGCGGTGCGGCTGTCGTCGTCCTACCCCTTCGTGACGCACAGGAACTGGTCCTTCAAGCCAGCCATCCCCAGCAGCCTGCTGCAGGGGCTGCTGGTGCCTGGGCCACTGGCCGAGCAGGACGACGAGCCCGAGACTCTGGTCTGA